A DNA window from Carassius gibelio isolate Cgi1373 ecotype wild population from Czech Republic chromosome A8, carGib1.2-hapl.c, whole genome shotgun sequence contains the following coding sequences:
- the LOC128018870 gene encoding biglycan-like: MLLVLVAFLFLCTAHLPLDSSALPFEQKGFWDFDKDIDMKELMMMMKDEEEGSAVDPYQPEHPTCPFGCRCDLRVVQCSDLGLGYVPYDIPKDTLLLDLQSNRITEIREEDFKGMTNLYALVLRNNQISKVHPKAFLPLKRLQKLYISHNLLTSIPENLPPSLVELRIHDNHIKKVQAYSFSGLHNMHVIEMGRNPLQNSGFEPGAFVDLKLNYLRISEAKLTGIPKDLPSSLNELHLDSNQIQAIELVDLSQYTQLQRLGLGSNQIRHIEHGALSYLTDLRELHLDNNRLSSVPSGLPHLKYLQVVYLHSNNITNVGADDFCPTGFGMKKVFYNGISLFDNPIRYWEVQPATFRCVSNQMAVQFGNHKK, from the exons ATGTTGTTGGTCCTCGTGgcttttctgtttctctgcacTGCCCACCTGCCACTTGACTCTTCCGCCCTTCCCTTTGAGCAAAAAGGATTCTGGGACTTTGACAAGGACATTGATATGAAagagctgatgatgatgatgaaggacgAGGAAGAAGGGTCAGCTGTGGATCCTTACCAACCGGAACATCCTACATGCCCATTTGGCTGTCGGTGCGACCTCAGAGTCGTACAGTGCTCGGATTTAG GTTTAGGTTACGTGCCATATGATATTCCTAAAGACACACTGCTGTTGGACCTGCAGAGCAACAGGATCACAGAGATCAGGGAGGAAGATTTTAAAGGAATGACCAACCTCTAT GCGCTGGTGTTAAGAAATAACCAGATCTCCAAAGTTCATCCTAAGGCATTCCTCCCTTTGAAGCGTTTGCAGAAGTTATACATCTCGCACAACCTTCTGACTTCCATCCCCGAAAACCTTCCTCCATCCCTTGTGGAGCTGCGTATCCATGACAATCATATCAAGAAAGTGCAGGCATATAGCTTCTCGGGCCTCCACAACATGCATGTCATTG AAATGGGTCGTAATCCACTCCAGAACAGTGGTTTCGAACCTGGAGCATTTGTGGACCTTAAACTTAACTACTTGCGCATTTCTGAAGCCAAACTCACCGGAATCCCAAAAG ACCTCCCCAGTAGTCTTAATGAGCTTCATTTGGACAGTAATCAGATTCAGGCCATAGAGTTGGTGGATCTCAGCCAGTACACCCAGCTTCAGAG GTTGGGACTTGGCAGTAACCAGATTCGCCACATTGAGCACGGTGCTTTGTCTTACCTCACCGACCTGAGAGAGCTGCACCTTGACAACAACCGTCTGTCCAGTGTGCCCAGTGGACTGCCTCATTTGAAATAtctgcag GTTGTCTACCTCCATTCAAACAACATCACTAATGTTGGGGCGGATGACTTCTGCCCTACGGGTTTTGGGATGAAGAAGGTGTTCTACAATGGCATCAGTCTCTTTGACAACCCAATCAGGTATTGGGAGGTGCAGCCCGCTACCTTCCGCTGTGTCAGTAACCAGATGGCTGTACAGTTTGGCAACCACAAGAAATAA
- the LOC128018869 gene encoding extracellular matrix protein 2-like, whose amino-acid sequence MYKLLAWCLCLCLAHLAAEGKQEKRRRERQRDSRRFLSAEDAPEYDSPFLPDHSSQCLVNGISLFEGAVWSPEPCSVCQCKNGAVSCRTIPCPARASPTLKSVASKSSPTSVWKTSLKNRLTGNRKPSVGTEVLEVKPKKNRMVVTPAKEAPSNVPKKQVKKNQEVIVNLDPGKPPKTPVIATGPQYMRPIHFDNDDHDGDDYLEDDSDSDDDDDDNRSFPVFRSALRPVAIERRVMPPTLKPATPRAEPAFALPTRKSVRLPTGRPLPAPSGRLVDRGIGRPIVHTSVHMESLPAGCLLSESLIACGNTRLTHMPIIKDAEVRSLFLSDNKISKIPSHALAGLPNLEWLDLSRNKLDDFSLGPNVFRNLTKLRRLNLDGNIFTKVPALPPSLVELKINDNKLSGLTPHSFQGLSKLLTLELEDNYFHDGNVSPLAFKPLRRLIYLRLDDNKFRAIPSGLPISVQELHLSDNKIEVIHSGLLNKTTNLRVLNLSQNRIREDRIHPRAWTHLLKLEYLDLSHNKLVHVPSFLPVGLRQLILHHNQIERIPGYVFGHLRPGLDSLQLSYNRLREDGINEVSFRGLYNSLSELLLDHNQLRSIPRGILQLKNLQHLRLNHNYINHITMNSLCDTTAREDSLLMSVHLEYNLIDRRLIPPIAFSCIKSYQSVLLRPQRYEEHQE is encoded by the exons ATGTACAAGCTTTTAGCTtggtgtctgtgtctgtgtttagcGCATTTAGCGGCTGAAGGAAAACAAgaaaagagaagaagagagagacagagggactCCAGACGATTCTTATCTGCTGAAGATGCACCTGAGTATGATAGCCCATTCCTTCCAG ACCATAGCAGTCAGTGTTTGGTGAATGGGATTTCTCTGTTTGAGGGGGCTGTCTGGTCCCCGGAGCCTTGCAGTGTGTGCCAGTGTAAAAATGGAGCAGTCAGCTGCCGAACCATCCCCTGCCCGGCCAGAG CTTCACCCACCCTGAAGTCTGTGGCCAGTAAGTCCAGTCCAACATCTGTGTGGAAAACAAGCTTGAAAAACAGACTGACAGGAAATAGAAAACCATCTGTGGGGACGGAGGTTCTGGAGGTGAAACCAAAGAAGAACAGGATGGTGGTCACCCCAGCAAAAGAA GCACCCTCAAATGTCCCTAAGAAGCAAGTGAAGAAAAACCAGGAGGTGATTGTGAATCTGGATCCTGGTAAACCGCCTAAGACCCCTGTAATAGCCACAGGACCTCAGTATATGAGACCAATCCATTTTGATAATGATGACCATGATGGTGATGACTATCTTGAGGATGACAGTGacagtgatgatgatgacgatgataaCCGCAGCTTTCCGGTGTTCAGATCTGCTCTTCGCCCTGTAGCAATAGAAAGACGAGTAATGCCGCCCACACTCAAACCAGCCACACCACGAGCAGAACCGGCCTTTGCTCTTCCTACAAGAAAATCTGTGAGACTGCCCACTGGAAGGCCACTGCCAGCCCCCAGTGGGCGACTGGTGGATCGAGGTATTGGCCGTCCAATCGTCCACACCTCTGTTCATATGGAGTCTCTCCCAGCAGGCTGCCTGCTTTCAGAGTCTCTTATAGCTTGTGGAAACACTCGCCTTACCCATATGCCCATCATCAAAGATGCAGAGGTCAggagtctctttctttcag ATAACAAAATCAGCAAGATCCCATCACATGCTCTAGCAGGTCTTCCCAACCTGGAGTGGCTCGACCTCAGCAGGAACAAGCTGGATGATTTCTCTTTGGGACCAAATGTTTTTCGG AACTTGACGAAGCTCAGGAGGTTGAACCTGGATGGAAACATCTTCACTAAAGTGCCGGCTCTCCCTCCCTCGCTGGTGGAGCTGAAGATCAACGATAATAAACTCAGTGGTCTCACTCCCCACAGCTTTCAGG GTTTGTCCAAGCTGCTGACACTGGAGTTAGAGGATAATTATTTCCACGATGGAAATGTCTCTCCTCTGGCCTTCAAGCCTCTGAGAAGGCTGATTTACTTAAGACTGGATGACAACAAGTTCAGGGCTATTCCCTCTGGTCTGCCTATTTCAGTACAG gaGCTGCACCTTTCTGACAACAAGATAGAGGTGATCCATTCAGGGCTCTTAAACAAGACCACAAACCTGAGAGTCCTGAACCTCAGCCAAAACCGAATCCGAGAGGACCGCATTCATCCAAGAGCATGGACACACTTGCT GAAACTGGAGTATTTGGACCTTTCCCACAATAAGCTGGTTCACGTTCCCTCTTTCCTGCCGGTTGGTCTGCGGCAGCTCATCTTGCATCACAACCAAATTGAGCGCATCCCTGGCTATGTGTTCGGCCACCTGCGACCTGGTCTTGACTCCCTGCAGCTCTCGTACAACCGTCTGCGTGAAGACGGGATAAATGAAGTGTCATTTCGGGGCCTGTACAACTCACTGAGTGAACTGCTGTTGGACCATAACCAGCTCAGGTCAATCCCACGAGGCATTCTACAGTTAAAGAACCTGCAGCACCTGAGACTGAACCACAACTACATCAA CCACATCACTATGAACTCGTTGTGTGACACTACGGCCCGTGAGGACTCCCTGCTGATGTCTGTTCACCTGGAGTACAACCTGATCGACCGCCGCCTCATTCCACCAATAGCCTTCTCCTGCATCAAATCCTACCAGAGCGTCCTTCTGCGGCCCCAGAGATACGAAGAGCACCAGGAATGA
- the LOC128018871 gene encoding UDP-glucuronosyltransferase 2A1, whose product MQLHTQIFVLVAFLWSVPPLSLAGKILVYPVDGSHWLNMDILLRELHQRGHKLTVVRSANSWYIPENTTHYTPITISADHLTSLEDPKYMASFLKRNIDIQRGEGSVWSFMALQKEVITLLEESHKSSAEMVRTILEDKKLVKTLKESKYDLMLTDPGFAGGVILGMYLGLPMVFNVRWITNGEGHFAIAPSPLSYIPTIGSRVTDKMSFANKMKNILHFGIGQYIDHMITRPLYQGVISKYIDPNSNVYSLIQGADLWLMRVDFVFEFPRPTMPNVVYIGGFQCKPSKPLPNELEKFVESSGEHGVVIMSLGTLLGSLGPDISEVVAAAFARLPQKVVWRHVGEKPSKLGNNTLIVDWLPQNDLLAHSKTKAFVTHGGTNGIYEAIYHGVPMVGLPLIFDQFDNMIRLEARGVAQVLDVATLDVDILTQTLKDILDENQPYQKNMRRMSSLHRDTPLKPMDSAVFWLEFVMRHKGAAHLRTESYRLPWYSYYCVDVLMLIASLFMAACLLLVLMSKALLKVFVKKRKCKKD is encoded by the coding sequence atgcagCTGCATACCCAAATCTTTGTCCTTGTTGCCTTCCTTTGGAGTGTTCCACCACTTTCCCTGGCTGGGAAGATCCTTGTGTACCCAGTGGATGGAAGCCACTGGCTTAACATGGACATTTTGCTGCGAGAACTTCATCAGCGTGGTCACAAATTGACAGTTGTCCGTTCTGCTAACAGCTGGTACATCCCAGAGAACACCACACACTATACTCCCATCACCATCAGTGCCGATCATCTCACTAGCCTGGAGGACCCCAAGTACATGGCGTCTTTTCTTAAGAGAAACATTGACATTCAAAGAGGGGAAGGATCTGTTTGGTCATTCATGGCCCTTCAGAAAGAAGTAATTACTCTTCTAGAAGAGTCTCACAAGTCTTCTGCTGAGATGGTGAGGACCATTCTAGAGGATAAAAAGCTTGTAAAAACACTTAAAGAGTCCAAGTATGATTTGATGCTAACTGATCCTGGTTTTGCAGGAGGTGTCATACTGGGCATGTACTTGGGACTACCAATGGTGTTCAATGTACGATGGATAACAAATGGAGAAGGGCACTTTGCAATTGCACCCTCGCCGCTTTCTTACATCCCGACTATCGGATCTAGGGTGACAGATAAAATGAGTtttgcaaataaaatgaaaaatatcttGCATTTTGGAATCGGCCAATACATTGACCACATGATCACAAGGCCTCTTTATCAAGGAGTTATCAGCAAATACATAGACCCAAACTCCAATGTGTACTCTCTGATCCAAGGAGCGGATCTGTGGCTCATGCGAGTAGATTTTGTATTCGAGTTCCCTCGACCTACTATGCCCAATGTGGTCTATATTGGAGGCTTCCAGTGTAAACCATCCAAACCTCTACCAAATGAATTGGAGAAGTTTGTCGAGAGCTCTGGAGAGCACGGGGTTGTGATCATGTCTTTGGGTACTCTGCTTGGAAGTCTGGGTCCTGACATATCTGAAGTCGTAGCCGCTGCTTTTGCTCGCTTGCCACAAAAGGTAGTTTGGAGGCATGTAGGAGAAAAGCCATCTAAATTGGGCAACAATACACTGATAGTGGACTGGCTGCCTCAGAATGACCTCTTAGCCCATTCTAAAACTAAAGCTTTTGTGACACACGGAGGAACGAATGGTATCTACGAGGCGATTTACCACGGTGTTCCAATGGTTGGACTTCCGCTCATCTTCGACCAGTTTGACAACATGATTCGCCTGGAAGCCAGAGGGGTGGCTCAAGTGCTTGATGTCGCAACCCTGGATGTAGATATCCTAACACAAACCCTAAAGGACATCCTGGATGAAAATCAGCCATACCAGAAGAACATGCGCAGAATGTCAAGCCTACATCGTGACACTCCGCTCAAGCCAATGGACAGTGCCGTCTTTTGGCTGGAGTTTGTCATGAGGCATAAGGGTGCAGCACACTTGCGCACAGAGTCCTACAGGCTTCCTTGGTATTCCTACTACTGCGTGGACGTCTTAATGCTGATAGCGAGTTTGTTTATGGCAGCCTGCCTGCTCTTGGTTTTGATGAGCAAGGCGTTGCTGAAAGTTTTTGTCAAgaaaaggaaatgtaaaaaagaCTGA
- the LOC128018872 gene encoding death effector domain-containing protein, protein MTSQQHGNANPALLSPQNSSSSQGRQHISRSPIDSYSRSGLSCPRRGWVSASLSPTAHGNSLALSLSRLGPASCSNSSSSRRPASGRVEPWPEEAVDDAYGLYSLHRMFDIVGAQLTHRDVRVLSFLFVDVIDEYERGGIRSGRDFLLALERQGRCDETNFRHVLQLLRIITRHDLLPYVTLRKRQTVCPDPVDKYLEETSVRYVSPRGAGEAQQGTPHRRTGTQPLICCPPSGPQVCPPRAKPTPPPLNRKRKRSHTTADCREKQTCDIRLRVRAEYCQHESALQGNVFSNKQEALERQFERFNQANTILKSRDLGSIICDIKFSELTYLDAFWRDYINGSLLEALKGVFITDSLKQAVGHEAIKLLVNVDEEDYQAGRRKLLRNLVAGGASAGTASREGLLS, encoded by the exons ATGACCTCACAGCAGCATGGGAATGCCAACCCTGCCCTCCTATCACCACAGAACTCTTCATCTAGTCAGGGCAGGCAACACATTTCTCGTTCCCCGATAGACTCGTATTCCCGCTCAGGGCTTTCCTGTCCTCGGAGAGGCTGGGTTTCAGCTTCATTATCTCCAACAGCTCATGGTAACTCCCTTGCGCTCTCTCTAAGCCGATTGGGTCCGGCGTCCTGCAGTAATTCCTCCTCATCACGGAGACCTGCGTCTGGCCGGGTGGAGCCGTGGCCGGAGGAGGCTGTGGATGACGCATATGGGCTTTACTCTCTTCACCGCATGTTTGATATTGTGGGTGCGCAGCTGACGCACCGTGACGTACGTGTGTTGTCCTTCCTTTTTGTGGACGTTATTGACGAGTACGAGAGAGGAGGGATACGGAGCGGGCGAGATTTCCTGCTTGCGCTGGAGCGTCAGGGGCGATGTGACGAGACAAACTTCCGGCATGTTCTTCAGCTGCTCCGCATCATCACTCGCCATGACCTGCTGCCATACGTTACGTTGCGCAAGAGGCAGACAG TGTGCCCAGATCCAGTGGATAAATATCTGGAGGAGACGTCAGTCCGCTATGTTTCTCCCAGAGGAGCAGGAGAGGCGCAGCAGGGAACTCCTCACAGAAGAACAG GAACCCAGCCATTGATCTGCTGTCCTCCATCAGGACCCCAGGTGTGCCCACCACGTGCTAAACCCACCCCACCTCCACTGAACAGGAAAAGGAAGAGATCTCACACGACAGCTGACTGCAGAGAAAAACAGACCTGTG ACATACGACTGAGAGTGCGTGCGGAGTACTGTCAGCACGAGTCGGCTCTACAAGGAAACGTCTTCTCCAACAAGCAGGAGGCGCTGGAGAGGCAGTTTGAGCGGTTCAACCAGGCCAACACCATCCTCAAATCCCGAGACCTGGGTTCCATCATATGTGACATCAAGTTCTCAGAGCTGACCTACCTGGACGCCTTCTGGCGGGACTACATCAACGGCTCACTATTGGAAGCCCTGAAGGGCGTTTTCATCACGGACTCTCTGAAGCAGGCAGTGGGCCACGAGGCCATTAAGCTCCTGGTGAACGTGGATGAGGAAGACTATCAAGCTGGCAGGAGGAAGTTGCTGAGGAACCTGGTTGCAGGAGGTGCCAGTGCAGGGACGGCGAGTAGGGAGGGTCTCTTGTCCTAG